A genomic window from Terriglobia bacterium includes:
- a CDS encoding twin-arginine translocation signal domain-containing protein, producing MGRDRTRRGFLKASGGGIAALAAAHAFPEFSPATEQAGTSPAPSDLALWVTSENRRFSRAPSISWRPASGPAAGDAVVLDPGRKFQSILGFGAAFTDAACYMFSQLSSSARERLFHELFDPSEMGLTVCRICMGASDYSTALYSYDDGDADPGLARFSIDHDRAYILPALREARKVNADLFLFASPWSPPGWMKANGTMLGGSMRRKYMPSYADYFLKFLQGYEAEGVLVQAVTIQNEVDTDQDGRMPACIWPQEYEADFVRHYLGPLFECNGVKTKIWLIDHNYNLWGRAIAELETPGVRKYASAIAWHGYAGQPEWIGRVHDAFPDVEMHWTEGGPDYTAEDYSKDWSEWSKTFTGILRNWSRSVTAWNFALDEKGRPNIGPFDCGGLLTINSTTKEISHSGQFWALAHYSRLARRGAHRFDSQSAAEDLSHAGFENPDGQCVLVLTNPGPTRNCEVRMGHWAAVVPLERDSVNTLAWR from the coding sequence ATGGGCAGAGACCGTACGCGACGCGGATTCCTGAAAGCATCGGGTGGGGGGATCGCTGCCCTCGCAGCCGCGCACGCCTTCCCGGAATTCTCGCCGGCAACGGAACAGGCCGGAACCAGCCCGGCCCCGAGCGACTTGGCGCTTTGGGTGACAAGTGAAAATCGGAGGTTCTCGCGCGCTCCTTCGATTTCCTGGCGGCCGGCCTCCGGCCCGGCGGCCGGTGATGCTGTCGTTCTGGATCCCGGCAGAAAGTTTCAATCGATACTGGGCTTCGGCGCCGCATTCACCGATGCCGCCTGCTACATGTTCAGCCAGCTCTCTTCTTCCGCGCGGGAGCGCTTGTTTCATGAACTGTTCGACCCTTCGGAAATGGGGCTGACCGTCTGCCGCATCTGCATGGGAGCGAGTGATTACTCGACCGCGCTCTACAGCTACGACGATGGCGATGCGGATCCCGGCTTGGCGCGCTTTTCCATTGACCACGACCGCGCTTACATCCTCCCGGCGCTGCGCGAAGCACGCAAGGTGAATGCGGATTTATTTCTTTTTGCCTCCCCGTGGAGCCCTCCGGGCTGGATGAAGGCCAATGGCACAATGCTCGGCGGCTCCATGCGCCGCAAATACATGCCATCCTATGCCGACTATTTCCTGAAATTCCTGCAGGGCTATGAAGCCGAAGGCGTCCTGGTGCAGGCGGTCACCATTCAAAATGAAGTCGATACCGACCAGGACGGCCGCATGCCAGCCTGCATCTGGCCGCAGGAATACGAGGCCGATTTTGTCCGCCATTATCTGGGCCCGCTCTTTGAATGCAATGGCGTCAAGACGAAGATCTGGCTGATCGACCACAACTACAACCTGTGGGGGCGCGCGATCGCGGAACTGGAGACCCCCGGGGTCCGCAAGTATGCCAGCGCCATCGCCTGGCACGGTTATGCTGGCCAGCCGGAATGGATCGGTAGGGTCCACGATGCATTCCCTGATGTGGAGATGCACTGGACCGAAGGCGGTCCGGACTACACCGCCGAGGATTATTCCAAAGACTGGAGTGAGTGGAGCAAGACCTTCACCGGCATTCTCCGCAACTGGTCCCGATCGGTCACCGCCTGGAACTTCGCCCTCGACGAAAAGGGCCGCCCCAATATCGGGCCATTTGACTGCGGGGGACTTCTCACGATCAACTCAACTACCAAGGAAATCTCCCATAGCGGCCAATTCTGGGCATTGGCCCATTATTCGCGGCTGGCTCGACGCGGCGCCCACCGCTTCGACTCTCAGAGTGCCGCGGAAGACTTATCTCACGCCGGCTTCGAGAACCCGGACGGACAATGTGTGCTGGTACTCACCAATCCCGGGCCCACCAGAAATTGCGAGGTTCGCATGGGGCACTGGGCAGCCGTCGTTCCCCTCGAACGAGATTCTGTAAATACCCTGGCTTGGCGCTGA
- a CDS encoding response regulator transcription factor, giving the protein MKSAKPIRILVVDDHFMVRMGLSASLNIEADMEVVGEVSSGEAALSAYRKLRPTLILMDVRLPVMSGGDSAAAILREFPDAAILMLSTHAGEEEVYRALQAGARGYVLKSVLREELLHAIREVFAGRRYVDPSVASVLASRAGHRSLTSREIEVLRMVAKGLGNKEIAAALDIAEATVKLHVSHVMEKLNVKDRTEAATAALQRGIISLG; this is encoded by the coding sequence ATGAAAAGCGCCAAGCCAATCCGCATTCTGGTGGTGGACGATCACTTCATGGTCCGTATGGGGCTGTCGGCTTCCCTCAACATCGAAGCCGACATGGAGGTTGTGGGCGAGGTGAGCAGCGGCGAGGCGGCCCTGAGCGCCTATCGCAAACTCCGTCCCACTCTAATCCTCATGGATGTTCGCTTGCCGGTGATGAGCGGTGGTGATTCCGCCGCCGCCATTCTCCGCGAGTTTCCGGACGCCGCCATCCTGATGCTTTCCACGCACGCCGGGGAAGAAGAGGTCTATCGCGCCCTGCAGGCGGGTGCCCGCGGCTACGTCCTAAAAAGCGTTTTGCGCGAGGAGCTGCTCCATGCCATCCGGGAGGTGTTTGCGGGCCGCCGCTATGTCGACCCCAGCGTGGCTTCCGTGCTGGCTTCCCGCGCCGGGCATCGCTCCCTGACCAGCCGCGAGATTGAGGTCCTGCGCATGGTCGCCAAAGGGTTGGGCAACAAGGAGATCGCTGCGGCCCTGGACATCGCCGAAGCCACCGTGAAGCTCCATGTCAGCCACGTCATGGAGAAGTTGAATGTCAAAGACCGCACCGAA